In Ruania alkalisoli, the DNA window GCGGTTGGCCGCGCTCGCCGAGCTCGCGGCCGATCCGGCCGCCTCGTTCCTGTACGTCTCGGGAGAGGTGGGGATCGGTGCGGCGATCGTCCGCGATGGCGAGATCGTCACGGGGGTGCACGGTTTCGGGGCAGAGCTCGGCCACCTCATGGTCGATCCGGGCGGGCACCGATGCCGCTGCGGCGCCACCGGATGCCTGGAGACAGTGGCCGGTACGGATGCGCTTCTCGCAGCAGCCGGGCTACCGGGCGCGAGCATGGCAGAGCTCGCCGAACGGCTGGTGACCGGCGAGGCTCAGGCGAGGGCCGCCGTCGAGCGTGCCGCGATAGCCCTGGGGCAAGCTCTGGCGGCGTTCGTGAACCTCGTGGACGTGCCCACGATCGTGCTCGGAAACACTCTCGCCCAGCTCACCGAGGCCCTCCGACCCGGGATCGAGAACGAACTCAGGGCTCGGGTACTGGCGGCGCGATGGGCCCCACCGCAGCTACGGAGGGCGGCACCCTTGACTCACCCGGCCCTGACCGGTGCCGCCCGGGCGGCGCTCGCGCCGGTGGTCGAGGACCCAAGTGCGTGGCTCTCGCGGGCAAGTGGATTCCAGCACGCCGAGTCGACAGACTGACACCATGGCACGCACCGACTCACGTTCCGACCGCGCCTGGTGCGACGAGGCGATCCGCAAGGTGCAGGCGGACGCGCAGCGATCGGCCGACACCCACCTGCACCAGCTCCAACTCCCGCAGGACTGGGGCATCGACGTCTACCTCAAGGACGAGTCGGTCCATCCCACCGGCAGCCTGAAGCACCGGCTCGCCCGGTCGCTGTTCCTCTATGCGCTCGCGAACGGCTGGCTGAGCGAGCACACCACGGTGATCGAGGCGACGAGCGGGAACACGGCCGTCTCCGAGGCCTACTTCGCGCGCATGCTCGGCCTCGACTACATCGCGGTGATGCCACGCTCCACCTCCCAGACCAAGATCGAGCGGATCGAGGCCTACGGCGGCCGGTGCCACTTCGTCGACGCTGCACCCGACATCTACGCCGAGGCCGAACGACTCGCCGAAGAGAGCGGCGGGTGCTACCTGGACCAGTTCACCTACGCCGAGCGCGCCACCGACTGGCGCGGCAACAACAACATCGCCGAGTCGATCTTCGAACAGATGAGCGCCGAACGGCACCCGGTGCCCACCTGGGTGGTGGCGGCCGCGGGAACAGGTGGGACGTCGTCAACGATCGGGCGCTACCTGCGCTACCGCCGCTTTCCCACCCGGCTGGCTGTCGTGGACCCAGAGAACTCCGCCTACTACCCGGGATGGTGCGACCGAGTCTCGGACTACACCACTGGGATGCCGTCCCGGATCGAGGGCATCGGCCGGCCCCGGATTGAAGCCAGCTTCGTCCCGTCGGTGATCGACCACATGATCCCCGTGCCGGATGGTGCCAGCGTGGCCGCCATGCACCACCTGGACGAGGCGTTCCGGCGCCGCGCGGGCGCCTCCACCGGCACCTGCCTGTGGGGCGTGTGGACCCTGGTGGAGCAGATGCGCGACTCCGGAGAGACGGGCAGCATCGTCAGCCTCATCTGCGACTCCGGTGACCTGTACGGCTCCACCTACTACGACGACGCCTGGCTCGCCGGTCAAGGAATCGACCCCGCCCCCTACCGCGAGCGCCTGGAACGCTTCTTCGCCGGGGGAGCGCTGGGCTGAGGCCGCGTAGCACGTCCCTCAGGTGAGGGCAGGAGTACGTGCGGCGACGGCGCCTCACCGATGCGAGCGCGCGATGAACCGAGACGACGGCAGAGGGCACGACCGTGCCACATCTGGCACAGAGGCGCTGTGGGCCGTCGGTTGTGTACAGCCCTGACAGCGTGAGAGCGCTTACCATGTGCCCATGGCCTCCGTGACCCTCAGCGATGTGGCCCGCGAGGCGGGCGTCTCCTTGGCGACGGCGTCACGCGCCATCAACGGCAGCGCCAACCGGACCGTGCGCCCCGACCTGCAGCAACGCGTGCTCGCCGCGGCAGCCCGGCTCGGGTACTCCCCCGATGCCAACGCCCAGGCGATGGCGCGCGGTCGCACGTCCACCTTGGGCTTGATCGTCCACGACATCGCCGACCCGTACTTCTCCTCCATCGCCGCGGGGGTCACGACGGCGACGGAGGCCGCTGGGCTGATGGTCACGCTCGCCAGCACCGGGCATCGTCCGGAGAAGGAGCTGGCGTTCATCGACTTGCTGCAGAGCCAGCGGGCGCGCGCCATCGTCATCGCCGGTGGCCGCCAGGACGCCGAGGAGGCCAATGAGCGCCTACGAGCCGCCCTCGCCACCTACCGCTCTCGCGGCGGCACCGTGGCCGTGATCGGTCAGCCGATCCTGGACGTGCACACGGTCGCGATCGACAACGTCGGTGGGGCGGCCGAGCTGGCACGCGCGCTGCACGGGCGCGGCTACCGGCAGTTCGCGGTCCTCACCGGGCCCGCACCGCACCTGACTGCCCGCGAGCGCACCGAAGGATTCACGACGGCGTTGGCCGGCCTCGGCGTGGAGGTACCCGCCGATCGCGTGGTCGCCTCCGAATTCACCCGCGACGGCGGCTATGAGGCCATGACCGAGCTGATCTCTCGGCAGGCCGATCATCGGCGCCGGGACGGTCTCGGCTCTCTTGCCGTCTTCGCTGTCAACGACGTGATGGCGATGGGAGCGATGGCCGCCACCCGGGATGCCGGCATGCGGGTGGGTGAGGACGTCGGGATCGCCGGCTTCGACGACATCGTCACTCTGCGGGACGTCACGCCCGGGCTGAGCACGGTGGCGGTCCCGCTCGTGGATGCGGGCGTGCGTGCCACCCGGATGGCGCTGGACTCTGACGGTGACGCTGTCGTGGAGCAGTTGGACACCGTAGTGGTGCTGCGGGACTCGACCCCAGGGCCCTGACTGACCGCAGCACCACCACGGAAGAGACGTGCTCAGGGTCAGCCGATGAACTGGCTCAGCCAGGCCAGATCGTCCGGCTGGTCGATCCGGTAGGAGCCGCCGATACCGGTGCAGGTGGAGTTCACCCCGTAGGAAGTCACTCCGGCGACGACGTTGGAGTCCTCGATGAAGGTGGGCCCGCCGGAATCACCGGAGCAGGTGCCGCCGGTGTTGGCGTTGTTGGTGAGCGTCACGGAGTTGCCCGCGCCCTGCTCGCCGAACATCCGGTCATCCCGGATGAGGTCCACGGTGGCCTGCAGCTTGATCCATTCGGCCTCGGTGAGCTGGGCAGTTCCGTTGTCCGGGAGGCTGCGCTGAAGGCCGTAGCCGACCACGTCGAAGGAGTCACGGTCCTTCTTCTTGGTGGCGAGCTGGTCGTCCCAGTACCCCTGCTCGGGCAGTTGACCGTAGGAGTCGAAGGCGACCGGTTCGTCGAGTTCGACCACGCCGACGTCGTGCAGGTAGAACGCGGCGTCGTCGTACTCCGGGTGGGAGTAGGGGGTGCCGGTGGCGTCGGCCGCGTCGAGGTCGAAGATGTCCGGTCGTTCGTCCCCCTGGAGGTCGTCGGCGAACCAGATCGCTACGGCATCGGCGCCGAAGGTGCAGTGGCCGGCGGTGAGGTAGGTGTCGGGGTCCATCATCGTGCCGGAACAGCGCCAGGATGGCTGCAGGACTCCTGACTCATCCTCCACGTAGGCAATCATGAGACCGACGTTGGGGTGCTCACCGGCGTCGTCCTCGCCGTAGCGGATGGCGCTGGCCGGTGCCGCGGTGGCGGCGATGACTGCCAGGCCGATCGCGCCGGCGGCGAGTGTGCGGATGCGCGTCATTGCGTGATTCCTCTCGTATGGGCAAAGCGGTGTGGGAACAGTACGACACGGCGGGCCCGTCGGCTCGACGAACGGAGAAGCTCCTTCACCACAGTGACCACTTCTCGGCACCGATGAGTCGGGAGCACGCGCCGGACTCCTGCGCCTGCTGCGTGAACGCCTTGGCGAGGCAACACACCAGGAGGTCACGGTTTGATAACACCCACGACGCGGCACCCGCCACCGACCAGATGCGTGATAGGAATGAACTACCAAAGTCTCCCGTAGACAGAGGGGGGGGGCGATGACATTGGAGGGGGAATTCTTGATGAGTTCTCGAATTGCACGCGCAGCAGGTTCAGTCCCCATCGCTGGTGGCCTTATCGTCGGCATGGCTGCCGCGCCGGCTGCTGCTGGAACAGGATGCGCAAGCGGATACGTCTGCTACTTCGACGACCACTTCAACTCCACGCTTCGCGAACAAGCGGATGGCGGCGACAACTGGAGTTTCGAGGGCGAGAACTGGCGTCGCTACAACTCCGATGGCACGTGGTACGGACTCCCTGGAACGAACGTCGACAACTCGATCGAGGCCGCCAACATCCAGTGGAACATCGACGATGCCTACTTCTTTACCGCAAACGGCTACGCTGGCTCTGTCGTCGAACGCTACCTGGTTGGCGACAGAGGTTTCCGGAACTGGTATGGCAACGATCGGAACGTTGCCTCCTCCCTCGAGGCCAGGTGACCTCAGCGAAGAGTAGCGCACGATCAGGGCTGGCTCCACGGCAGCGAGCGCGCTCGTTCGCGCTCGCTGCCGGATTGATCCTCGGAGTCGTCGCATGCTCAGACCCGGTGGAACCTCTCGACGAGTCGGACCTGGACGAGTCGAGCAACTTCGCCGGCGCGTACGCCACGCCGCTTGAGCCCGTCACCAACCCGGATCCGGTTCGCTACGACGCGATGCAGCAATCCATCGTCACCGCCGTCAATGCCTGTATGGCCGAGCAGGGCTTTCCCGAGTACCGGCACGAGGCGCGGGAGGCTGCGGAGATGCGGATTTATGGGGTTACTGACCCAACGGTGGCGCAGGTATGGGGGTATCAACACGAGGGCGGGATCTCCGATGAGGCGCTCGACGATGACGAACCTCCACCCCCGCAAAATTCCGCACCTATCGAGGACGAGATTGTCGCATTGATTGGCACGGAGCAATCATCGACTGAGGAAGTGCGCTCGGACGATGGCACGGTCACCTTCCGCTACGACCCAGATTCTTGTTTGTATCCGTCTACCTTGGACGTCTTTCCTGATTTCTTCACCATGCACAATCTGCAAGAACAGGCATTCGAGATTCAAGGGCGGGCATCGATCGAGGTTCTCGAAAGTGACGAGTTCGCTGACGCATTCGCCGAATGGGACCAGTGCGTCGTGGATGCTGGCGGGACGGCTGCAGCTTCGCCTAGTGACGCCATATCGCGCGAAGGCGCAACCGCCGAGTTGTCTGAGGAACAAATCGAATCGGCCGTTCGTGACGCCACCTGTAAGCAAGAGACAGGGTTTCTGCGAGAGTGGTCCTTCCTCCAGGCCCAGGAGGAGCACGAGCGCCTCGCGGAGCACCCGGGCCTCGTGACCGAGTACCTGGAGCTGCTGGATGCGGCCGCCAGCACGTAGGAGATGGCGCATCGCCACCGTCGTCACAGCAGCACTGGGGATCACATGCGCCGGAGGATGCACATCAGAGGAGCCAGCCCATCCACCGCCAGCGTCGGAGTCCGTAGCGATCGAATCAGCCTGGAGCCTGCCGCTGGACCCGCTGCTATGGCCCGACCACGAATCTGAGACCGCGTTGTTCGATGCGGTGCAGCTGGCGATCGGCCGTTGTATGGAGGCACGCGGCGTGGACTATCAGCCCGGATCGTACGAGCCGGGATCGTATCCAGCCTTCTACGGCATCGTCTCGCGCGAGCGGGCTGCCGCCTCGGGCTACCGGCCGGCGCGCGCAGGTGGTGACCAAGAACCCGAGTCCGCGCCTGCCGAAGAACTCAATCGGGCATCAGTTGAGGCGCTGATCGGCACTGGGACGAGCACGGTGGATATTCGCGCCGACGACGGTGAGTTGCTCGGAACCTACGATCCTGACTCCTGCCTCAGTTCTGGGACTGCCGAGGTCCGGCCGGAGTGGGTAGAACTGGTCCAGCTCGAAGCACAGTTGCGATCGGTGATCAATCCGTCCATCGAGGCGTCGAACGATGATCCGGCCGTGCTCGACGCATGGTCTGAATGGTCGGAGTGCATGGCGGCTCGCGGCCACACGTTCGAGACACCGTGGGCGCCGTACTACTCCGTCTGGCCCGGCGATGAGCCGGGCGAGGAGGAGATCGCGACGGCCATCGCCGACGCGGAGTGCAAGGAAGTGACGCAGCTCATCCCGCTGTGGTCGTCGGTTCTCGCCGACATCCAGGGCGAGATGCTCGCCGAACTCATGCCGGGCGTCCTTGATCGATGGAGTGAGCTACGGGCTGCCGATGTCGAGCGGGTACAGACATGAGCGGCGACCTCGGCAAGACCGCCCCCGACGGAACGGACATCTGGTGAAGCGCCTCGCAAGGATCGTCGTCGCCCTGATCGTGGTGGCAGGCCTCGTGGTCGCAGGATGGGCCGCCCGCGGGGTGATCCAGACGCCCGCCGAGGCCTCACTTCCCGAACCCACACCGATCGCCGTCTTCACCGACGTCACGTCCGGCCCCATCTCCACCAGGCTGACCGGCTCCGGAACCATCCAGACCAGCGAGAGCACCTCGGTAGTGGCCAGCACCAGTGCCGGGCGCGCGGTGATCTCGGACACGCCGGTCGAGGTGGGTGAGGCTCTCCCCCTCTGCTCGGCGGCCATCGAGATCTCCGGGCGGCCCATCATCGCGCTTGAGGGAGTGGTGGTCTCCTATCGCGACCTAGGTCCGGGAATGACGGGCGATGACGTCGAACAACTCCAAGTCGCCCTCGAAGCCTGTGGATATCCCCTCGTGACCGACGGGGTGTTCGGAGCCCAGACTGCCTCCGCAGTGCGCGAACTGTACGAATCCGCAGGCTACGACCCCCCGACGCGACCAGCCACACCGGAGAACACAGGCCCGGGGGACGACCCAGAAGCTGCCGACAACTCCGCGGAAGAGCCCGACGCCGGAGACAGCGCGCCGCAGGCGCCCCAACGCGAGGTGTACGTCCCGTTCAACGAGATCGCCTACCTGGACTCCAGCGGAGTCGTGTCACAGGTCGCAGGCGTCAACAGCGTCGTCGGGGCCGATCCTGTCCTCACCGTTGACCATGGTGCGCTCACCTTCAGAGCCGAACTCACTGGCGCGGCGCGTGTGGCGATCACCACCGATGCCACGATGAGGATCGACATCGGCTCAGGTGTCGAGGTCGCCGTCCCAGACCTTCCCACAGCTCCCACGACAAACGGTGCGGGAGAGCCTGTCTTCCCTCTTGTGGTCCCTCTCGCCGACGACACGGACGCAACCCTGGCCGGCACGACGGCGTCCTATACGATCACCGTGAGCGATGGCGTCACGTATGAAACAGTCGTTCCCATCACCGCCCTGTACGACAGTGCCGCTGGGGAGACCTTCGTGCGGCTCAGGGATCCAGACGGCGGCTCCACTCCCGTACCGGTCACAGTCACCGCATCCGCCGGCGGCCTGGCTGCGATCGACGGAGACATCGCTTCCGGGGATTCCGTCCAGGTCGGCTGGCAGTGAAGCGCGATAGGACCGGCCCGCCACCGCTGCGGCTGCAAGGCATCGAACGTATCTTCGGAGCGCAAGCACGCATCCGAGCCCTCGACGGCGTCGATCTCGAGATCGATCCCGGAGATTACCTCGCGATCACCGGTCGCTCCGGCGCAGGCAAGTCGACGCTGCTCAACGTCCTCGGACTGCTCGAGCAGCCGACCGCTGGTAGATACACCGTCGGAGACACCGAGGTCCGGGCCCTACGCGCTCGCCAGGTCGACCGTCTGCGCGGTGAGATCTTCGGCCTGGTGTTCCAGTCCTTCCACCTGCTCGACCATCTTTCTGTCGCCCAGAACGTCGAGGTCGGCCTCACCTATGCAGGACTGCGGCGACAAGAGGCCCTCCAAAGGGTCGAGGCTGTCGTCGAGAAGGTCGGGCTCTCTCACCGACTACGTGAGCGGGCTGCCACGCTGAGCGGCGGAGAAAGACAGCGCGTCGCGATCGCACGCACGTTGGCCCGATCGCCGGCCATCCTGCTGGCCGATGAACCCACCGGAAACCTCGACGAAAGTAACGCTGAAGCAGTGCTTGGGCTGCTGGACGACGTCCACGCCCAGGGTGTGACGGTCATCGTGGTCACACACGACGAGATGACAGCAGAACACGCCCAGCGGCGCATCGTCGTCCGCGATGGACGGATCGAGCGACTATGAGGCTTCGACGCCCTCCCGGACACGCTGCCCGGGTGTTCGCTGCGACCGTGCGCCAGGCCGCCGGGTCTGTTCTCGCGAGACCCTCGCGGAGTATCCTCACGGCCATCGGAGTGGCAATCGGTGTCGCAGCGTTCGTCGCCAGTATGGGGCTGGCAGCCACGCTGGACGCCGAGGTCAACGCCACCTTCGACGATCTCCGGGCGACCCGCCTCACGGTCCAAGACACGCGATCCATCCCCGTGGATCCCCTCTTCGATGTCCGTACTCTCGACAACACCGTCGCGGAATTGCCCGGTGTCGTAGCCGGCGGCACCATGACGGATCTGGCCTCGGCACAGGTGAGCGCCAGCACCACCGGGTCACCGGTTGACGTCGGCGTCGTTGTTGCCTCACGCGGCGCACTTGACGCTGCGCTCGTGACCATCGCGGACGGCCGGCTCTACGACTCGGCCACCGACAGGGCAGGAACGCCCGTCGCACTGGTCGGCGCAGGCGCGGCCGAGCTTCTCGGCCTTGTGGACGCTGAACCCGGCCAGATGCTCACCATCGACGAGCGGTCCGTGGCGCTAGCCGGCGTGCTCGACAGCCCAGGATCGGAATCCCAGCTCAGCCACTCGATCATGTTGAGTCCAGCATCTGCGTCGATGCTCGATTACCAGCTTCCACAGGAGCTCAGCGCGCTCGTCCGGACTGAATCGGGGGCTGCCGCAAGCGTGGCGTCAGCCCTACCACTCGCGATACGCCCGGCGGAGCCGACTGCCGTCGGCGTCTCCCGCCCTCCTGAGCCTGAGAGCCTCCGGTCTGGAGTCCAAGGTTCCCTGGACATCATGGGTCTGGGTCTCGCGGCCCTGTCCCTCCTCGTGGGAGGCCTCGGGATCATGAACGCGATGGTGACCGCCGTCAGTCAACGCAGAGGCGAGATCGGGCTGCGTCGCGCCCTGGGCGCACGCCCTGGGCACATCGTCACGCTCATTGTCGCGGAGGGTTCCATCATCGGCCTGCTGGGCGCGGTCATCGGCACCGCGACAGGGTTGAGCGCCATGATCGTCGTTGGGCTCGTCAGCCCCTGGGCGCCGGTCCTAGCACAGTGGGTGTGGCTGGCTGCTCCGGGCATCGGGCTGGCCCTCGGGGCTCTCGCGGGCATCTACCCCGCCCGAACCTCTGCACGTCTCAGCCCTGCGGAGGCGCTCCGGCAATAGTGCGCTCCGCAGCATGCGTCACCGCAACTGCGCCCGCGGGACCCAGCCCTCGATCGCACCCTCAACCGATTCCTTCGAGGCCAGATCAACTCCAACGACCGGGCCGGTGTCGCCTGAGAACACCGGGAGGGACGCTGGAGGGCACTGCTGCTCCGTCTCGACCAGGACCCGGTGCAGCGACTCGTCGATGTTCATCCTGATTCGCACACAACTACGGTACCGAGCGTGCGCATCGCCTGCATCACTCCCTTCACGCCCCTTCCGCCCCTCGAGGCATCCCACAGCCTTGACCAGCCCAACCGGCGCACCGTATGCTGCGGAAAGCGCATTCCGCTCGTGGCCTGGCCCTAGCGAGACCGCAGCCACGCACCCCCGATCCTTCAGGAGCACCTATGAGCACCCGCACCCTGCGCATCGCGATGAACGGCATCACCGGCCGGATGGGCTATCGCCAGCACCTGCTCCGGTCGATCCTGCCGATCCGCGACCAGGGCGGGATCACGCTCGCCGACGGCACCAAGGTGCAGGTGGAGCCGATCCTCGTGGGCCGCCGCGAGAACGCCCTCGCCGAGATCGCCGCCGAGCACAACATCGCTGAGTACACCACCGACCTGGACGCCATCGTCACCGACGAGCGCACCGACATCGTCTTCGACGCCTCGA includes these proteins:
- a CDS encoding ROK family transcriptional regulator, producing MDGYPDRPRRAARQESLREHNLALVARTVLLAPGPPSRADVAARTGLNRATVSRLVAELVAGGLLSEDDPVAAGAGRPATPLRPAAGTVAGLGLEINIDFVGARLIDLAGGVVAERITPGHFRDTDPDEILGLAAHLGQQTLDSAPDVPTAGTALALPGLVRENRLLTAPNLDWHDLDPADVLTRAAPGLGPVTLDNEARLAALAELAADPAASFLYVSGEVGIGAAIVRDGEIVTGVHGFGAELGHLMVDPGGHRCRCGATGCLETVAGTDALLAAAGLPGASMAELAERLVTGEAQARAAVERAAIALGQALAAFVNLVDVPTIVLGNTLAQLTEALRPGIENELRARVLAARWAPPQLRRAAPLTHPALTGAARAALAPVVEDPSAWLSRASGFQHAESTD
- a CDS encoding PLP-dependent cysteine synthase family protein, which codes for MARTDSRSDRAWCDEAIRKVQADAQRSADTHLHQLQLPQDWGIDVYLKDESVHPTGSLKHRLARSLFLYALANGWLSEHTTVIEATSGNTAVSEAYFARMLGLDYIAVMPRSTSQTKIERIEAYGGRCHFVDAAPDIYAEAERLAEESGGCYLDQFTYAERATDWRGNNNIAESIFEQMSAERHPVPTWVVAAAGTGGTSSTIGRYLRYRRFPTRLAVVDPENSAYYPGWCDRVSDYTTGMPSRIEGIGRPRIEASFVPSVIDHMIPVPDGASVAAMHHLDEAFRRRAGASTGTCLWGVWTLVEQMRDSGETGSIVSLICDSGDLYGSTYYDDAWLAGQGIDPAPYRERLERFFAGGALG
- a CDS encoding LacI family DNA-binding transcriptional regulator codes for the protein MASVTLSDVAREAGVSLATASRAINGSANRTVRPDLQQRVLAAAARLGYSPDANAQAMARGRTSTLGLIVHDIADPYFSSIAAGVTTATEAAGLMVTLASTGHRPEKELAFIDLLQSQRARAIVIAGGRQDAEEANERLRAALATYRSRGGTVAVIGQPILDVHTVAIDNVGGAAELARALHGRGYRQFAVLTGPAPHLTARERTEGFTTALAGLGVEVPADRVVASEFTRDGGYEAMTELISRQADHRRRDGLGSLAVFAVNDVMAMGAMAATRDAGMRVGEDVGIAGFDDIVTLRDVTPGLSTVAVPLVDAGVRATRMALDSDGDAVVEQLDTVVVLRDSTPGP
- a CDS encoding trypsin-like serine protease, coding for MTRIRTLAAGAIGLAVIAATAAPASAIRYGEDDAGEHPNVGLMIAYVEDESGVLQPSWRCSGTMMDPDTYLTAGHCTFGADAVAIWFADDLQGDERPDIFDLDAADATGTPYSHPEYDDAAFYLHDVGVVELDEPVAFDSYGQLPEQGYWDDQLATKKKDRDSFDVVGYGLQRSLPDNGTAQLTEAEWIKLQATVDLIRDDRMFGEQGAGNSVTLTNNANTGGTCSGDSGGPTFIEDSNVVAGVTSYGVNSTCTGIGGSYRIDQPDDLAWLSQFIG
- a CDS encoding peptidoglycan-binding domain-containing protein yields the protein MKRLARIVVALIVVAGLVVAGWAARGVIQTPAEASLPEPTPIAVFTDVTSGPISTRLTGSGTIQTSESTSVVASTSAGRAVISDTPVEVGEALPLCSAAIEISGRPIIALEGVVVSYRDLGPGMTGDDVEQLQVALEACGYPLVTDGVFGAQTASAVRELYESAGYDPPTRPATPENTGPGDDPEAADNSAEEPDAGDSAPQAPQREVYVPFNEIAYLDSSGVVSQVAGVNSVVGADPVLTVDHGALTFRAELTGAARVAITTDATMRIDIGSGVEVAVPDLPTAPTTNGAGEPVFPLVVPLADDTDATLAGTTASYTITVSDGVTYETVVPITALYDSAAGETFVRLRDPDGGSTPVPVTVTASAGGLAAIDGDIASGDSVQVGWQ
- a CDS encoding ABC transporter ATP-binding protein; protein product: MKRDRTGPPPLRLQGIERIFGAQARIRALDGVDLEIDPGDYLAITGRSGAGKSTLLNVLGLLEQPTAGRYTVGDTEVRALRARQVDRLRGEIFGLVFQSFHLLDHLSVAQNVEVGLTYAGLRRQEALQRVEAVVEKVGLSHRLRERAATLSGGERQRVAIARTLARSPAILLADEPTGNLDESNAEAVLGLLDDVHAQGVTVIVVTHDEMTAEHAQRRIVVRDGRIERL
- a CDS encoding ABC transporter permease, with amino-acid sequence MRLRRPPGHAARVFAATVRQAAGSVLARPSRSILTAIGVAIGVAAFVASMGLAATLDAEVNATFDDLRATRLTVQDTRSIPVDPLFDVRTLDNTVAELPGVVAGGTMTDLASAQVSASTTGSPVDVGVVVASRGALDAALVTIADGRLYDSATDRAGTPVALVGAGAAELLGLVDAEPGQMLTIDERSVALAGVLDSPGSESQLSHSIMLSPASASMLDYQLPQELSALVRTESGAAASVASALPLAIRPAEPTAVGVSRPPEPESLRSGVQGSLDIMGLGLAALSLLVGGLGIMNAMVTAVSQRRGEIGLRRALGARPGHIVTLIVAEGSIIGLLGAVIGTATGLSAMIVVGLVSPWAPVLAQWVWLAAPGIGLALGALAGIYPARTSARLSPAEALRQ